The Acutalibacter muris genomic sequence CAGGGCAGGCATATTGAGAAGTTCCAAAAAGTTCATCTGTATATACCTTTGGGTATATACAGAGAGTGGCGGCACAGCCTCATACAAGCTGTGCCGCCATATACAAAAGGTGGTTCTTATAATCAGGTTGTCGGGTTGAAAACATCCAAAGGATAACAATATATTTTAGTGACCGTATCCCGTGTGGCGTCACGCAGTTCCTTTTTAAGCTGAAAACCTGCCTCCTCAAAAAGCTGTCCAAAGACCGGGTGATAGTATGCCGCCCAAATATTTCGGTTACGCTGATCCTGGCTTTCTACCAATCGATTGATAACCTGCTGGAAAGTTGCAGCTCCAAATGGATTGTAAAAATAGAACACATCGTAATCCTGATACCGGTCAAATTCTACCGCATCGGCGGCTATGCAGTCCACCTCCAACTGGAGCTTGCGCATATTCCTCCGGGCGATCTCCAGCAAATGTTCATCTAAATCCAGTCCGGCAACTTTCCGATACCCCAGTTCCGCCGCACATTTCATGCACATCCCCTTCCCGCAGCCGATATCCAAAAAGGCAGATTCACTTGCCTTTACCGGAATCGCTTGCAGGATTCGTTTCATGTCCTGTGCGTCCGTCATACTGTAGCCGTGAATCTCAGCCTGGCTTCGTTGGATATCGCCCACATATACCATGCTGAAATCCAGTCCATGGAGCCTTTCGTCTATCGTGTTTATGAGATATTTCCCCCACCGCCTAATACGGACAGGAAATGAGTAATTGCTCAAAATTGACCTCCTATTTTGTCCTGTTTCGTTATATACCGCAGCCACAGCCCACCGCCGTTTACCCTCTCCACCTCTTTCAGAGCGAAGGCAAGGGGCTTTCTCTCCGGCAGGAAATCTGCCTTTTCAAAGATAGACACGGCGCTGGTGCTGCCGTCGGCCACCGGGGCCATGACGATGCTCACCTCGTCCAGCAGGCCAGCCTGGGCGAAGGACCAGTTCATCAGCCCGCCGCCTGCCACCATCAGCTTTTCAATGCCGAACAGGGTTTTTAGCTTGTGCAGGAGCAGGGCGCAGTCCAGGGTATCTTCTCCCGCAAAGATATAGCTGATGTCAAACTGCCGAAGGTACGCCAGATACCGGGGGTCAACCCGCTCTGTCAGCACCTCTATCACATGGGCACGGGGACGGCCTTTCTTTTCGATATAGCCGGACTCCCAGCCCAGCACGCCCGCCGGGTCAACGGACACAATATAGTTCTGCACCTCCGATGGGGCCGCATAGTCCTCCATGGGATAGGCGGGGCTGTCCGGGAGTTCGTCTGGCGCACGGCCCGCCGAGTAGCCGCCCAGCATGGTGGTTGTCCCATAAAGGGTGGCATCACAGCCGTAAAAGCCGCGGATCTCGCTATACTTCGCCAAAGCCGGGCCGCACTCTGGGGCCGACATATAGGCTCCGTCGATTTTACCGTCCAAAGATGTAAGCATATGACAGACCACAAAAGGTTTTTCCATGGCTTTCCTCCTTAATCCAGGCCCAGGCTGTTGGCCCAGTCAATCACGGTTTCCTCACAGTTTACCACGTCGCCACGGGCAATGGAGAGTGTGTTCTCGCTGACCGTGGCCCCTGGCTGCAGGGCGGCAATGGTGCCGACCGTGTTGGAGAACCCGCTGCCGCCGTGGGTCACAAAGGGGATGATGGATTTGCCCGCGAAGTCGTATTCCTCCAGAAACGTATAGACCGGCATGGGCAGGTCGGCCCACCAGTTGGGGTAGCCCAGGATGACG encodes the following:
- a CDS encoding methyltransferase domain-containing protein, with product MSNYSFPVRIRRWGKYLINTIDERLHGLDFSMVYVGDIQRSQAEIHGYSMTDAQDMKRILQAIPVKASESAFLDIGCGKGMCMKCAAELGYRKVAGLDLDEHLLEIARRNMRKLQLEVDCIAADAVEFDRYQDYDVFYFYNPFGAATFQQVINRLVESQDQRNRNIWAAYYHPVFGQLFEEAGFQLKKELRDATRDTVTKIYCYPLDVFNPTT
- a CDS encoding RibD family protein gives rise to the protein MEKPFVVCHMLTSLDGKIDGAYMSAPECGPALAKYSEIRGFYGCDATLYGTTTMLGGYSAGRAPDELPDSPAYPMEDYAAPSEVQNYIVSVDPAGVLGWESGYIEKKGRPRAHVIEVLTERVDPRYLAYLRQFDISYIFAGEDTLDCALLLHKLKTLFGIEKLMVAGGGLMNWSFAQAGLLDEVSIVMAPVADGSTSAVSIFEKADFLPERKPLAFALKEVERVNGGGLWLRYITKQDKIGGQF